Within Sulfurospirillum arsenophilum NBRC 109478, the genomic segment AAGAGATGCGAAAAACATCGTAACACAAAGAGCTTGCCACATCTTTGAGATGGTGTGCAAACTCTTTTAAGATCTGATTGCCAACTTCAATACCATAGAGCTTGTTGTAATTTTTAAAATTATCAATATTGATGAGAAACAACGATGGCACTTCTATAGGTTGGATTTGCGATAGAATATTATCTAATGTGTTTTTATTGGAAAGTTTGGTCAATGCATCCGTGTGAAGTTGTTCGTCCAAGGCGGATTGTTGCAACTCTATGGTTTGTTTTAGGGAGCTAGTATAAGCACGATGTTCTTCTTTGAGTAAAATCGTTTCAACCGTGGAAGCAAGAGAATCTAACAGTTGGTCGAGCTCAATGGGTTTTAAAATATACCCGTCCACACCCAAACGAATCGTCTCAATCAAATACTCTGCATCGTTGTGTGCTGATGTGACGATAATCGCTGTCTCTTTGCAGATTTTACGAATTTTTGAGATTAAGGCGATGCCATCCATTTTTGGCATTTTAATGTCAGTAATCACAAGATTATAGCGTTGAGTATTTGTTTCCTGAGGAAGTCCTAAATGGGGAATAGCAATTTCAGCGTCAAAAAACATATCGTAAGCACTCTGCCCGTCACTCGCAACATCAACACAATCAAAGAATTCACTTAAAATTGAGTGTGTATATTTTCGTGTAACCTCATCATCTTCAACGTATAAAACACGTACATTTTTACATTGAGATTTGAGTCTCTCCATTGCTGATGCATCCATCATTTCCCCATATTTTTGGATCTATATGTAGATTATACTCCAAAAATATGTTGTATTATCAGTTTTTTATGAGGATTATAAGAAATGTAACACTTTTATAACACTAATCGGTAACCTGTTCCATATTCTGTCATGATATAACGTGGCTTCTTTTGGTCATCCCCGAGCTTTTTACGAATATTTTGAATATGATAGTTTAAAGACTGAGGAGAGCTTAAAGAAGAGAGATGAATCGCTAAAACATTGCGATAAACGACCCTATTTTTGTTCTCTATGAGGAAAGAAAGGATTTTGTATTCAATTGCAGTGAGAGAGAGTGGTTTTTGGTTCAATAAAATGGTTTGGTTGTTATAATCAATTGCCAGATTGTTTTTCTTAAATTCAAGTTTAATCGTAGAACAACGCTTCAAAATTGCCCACATACGAACTTCCAATTCTTCAAGCATAAAAGGCTTACATAAATAGTCATCTACCCCAAAGCGAAAGGCTTGAACTTTGGCTTCTAAATTAGCGTGTGCACTTAGGACAACAATAGGAATAATGCTTTGATTATTGATCTGTTTAATCACTTCAAACCCATTGAAATCAGGAAGGCTAAGATCTAATAATAAAATATCGTAATGTTGAGCAGAAAGTTTTAAAAGACCATCAACTGCTGTTTCTGAAATATCCAGTTCAAACCCTACATTCTCTAAATACTGAGCGACTTGACCTGCCGCATCGTAGTCATCTTCTATTAAGAGGACTTTAATTTTCTTTTGCATTTTGATAACCACTCCAAACTTTTATTATTTTGTATTATACATAAAGGACATCATTTTGCCTATAACAATTTAAAACTTTGTTATAATTCTAGTACATCTTCTATACTAAGAGACAACCATGAACACAGCGGAAAAACAACTCGCTATTTTATTAGAGTTTGGTAAAGTCATCAACAAGACAAAAAGCTTAGACGGTGTATTAGAGTCTATGGCAAATTTTGCACGAGATATCTTACAAGCTGATCGTTGTTCTATTTTTATTTACGATAAACATAAGGATGAACTTTGGTCAAAAGTCGCTCATGAAGTACATCCTATCCGCATTAGCGCAAAAAAAGGGCTTGCTGGCTATGCCGCACTTTCGCAAGAGACTCAAATTGTTGTCGATGCATACAATGACTACCGCTTTAACCGTGAAGTCGATAAAGCCACAGGTTATCTGACGCAAACAATCCTTTCTGTTCCCTTACTCGACAATCAAGAAAATACTATAGGCGTTTTTCAAGCACTCAATAAAAAAAAGAGTATTTTTACCAATGTTGATGCCGAACTTTTACTGCTCATATCTAATTATGCAGCGTCAGCGATTGAAAATGCTATTTTATACGACAAACTTCGTGACACTCAAACCAAGATTATCAACAAACTTGCTTCCGCTGCGGAATTTAAAGATCAAGAAACATCTAAACACACCAAACGTGTAGGACTTTACAGCGCTCTTTTGGCTGAAAAATATGGTTTAAGCAGAGATGACATCACGAAAATTGAACTCGCCGCTCCTATGCATGATGCTGGGAAAATTGGTATCGCCGATAAACTCCTTCTCAAGCCCAATAAATTGAGCGATGAAGAATTTGATGTGATGAAAACACACGCCAAGTTAGGTCATGATCTGTTGTTTGATGAAGAGAATGAATACCTTAAAACTGCCGCTCTCATTGCACTCGAACACCATGAAAAATGGGATGGTAGTGGCTATCCTCATGGCAAAAGCGGCGAAGAGATCTCAATCTATGGAAGAATCGTTGCCATCGCTGATGTTTTTGACGCTCTGATTTCCATACGCCCGTACAAAGCCGCATGGAGTTTTAAAAAAGCACATGCGCACTTGCAAAAGAGTAGTGGAACACACTTTGACCCTGCATTAATCAATCTTTTTAACGAAAATATTGAAAAAATTCACGCTATTTATCAGGAGCTTAAAGACTGAGAATGTAGAATCCCTACTTAGTTTCCAAGGAACACTTTGTGCAAACTTTAGAGTAAAGAAATTCTAAAGGATCGCACATGAGTTGTTCTTGTACATCATCCACCAACACCCAAAATGAACTTCATGCCAGCATCTTGCAAAAGATTAACAACCACCCGTGTTACTCTCAGGATGCCCACCAACATTATGCGCGTATCCACGTAGCGGTTGCCCCTGCTTGTAACATCCAATGCAACTACTGTAACCGCAAGTACGACTGCTCCAACGAGAGTCGTCCAGGCGTTACGAGCTATAAATTAAGCCCCGAAGAAGCCGTTAAAAAGGTTTTACATGTAGGCGGACTCATCCAACAACTCAGCGTCGTAGGCATCGCGGGACCAGGCGATGGACTCGCCAACCCTAAGCAAACCTTTGAGACCTTCTCGCTTCTTAAAAAATATGCTCCTGACATCAAGCTCTGTCTTTCAACGAACGGTTTGATGATTCATAAACATATTGATGAGATTGCAAAGTACAACATTGAGCATGTTACAGTGACGCTGAACTCGGTCGATGAGAGCGGTGAAATCGGTTCAAAAATCTACCCATGGGTATTTTATGAACACAAAAAACATCGAGGCGTTGAAGGTGCGAAATTGTTGCTCGAAAAGCAACTTCTTGGCATTCAGATGCTGGTTGAAAGGGGCATCCTTGTCAAAGTCAACTCAGTCTTAATCCCAGGAATCAATGACGAACATCTTCCTTTTGTGGCACGAAAAGTCAAAGAGCTTGGTGTTTTCATTCAAAATGTTATGCCTATCATCTCTAAACCCGAATACGGTACTAAATTTGGCTTAGATGGTGTTCCAAGCGCCACACATAAACAGTTGATGAAGGCACAAGAAGCGTGCGATGTTAATGTCAAATTGATGCGTCACTGTCGCCAATGCAGGGCTGACGCGGTTGGACTTTTAGGCGAAGATCGCAGTGATGAATTTTTCAAAGAGAGCTTTGCAGACAAAAGCTTTGAAGAACTCGCACATCACTACGACCTCAATCAACGTATGAAAACGCACGAAAACATCGAGACATGGAGAAGAGCACTTCGTGCGGCCAATGGCAAGATCAGCCAAGAAGAAGCGAACAAAGACGAACTCAGCTCCAATGGCAATACAATGCTTGTAGCCGTCACAACACGTGGAAATGGACTGATTAACGACCATTTTGGCAGCGCAAAAGAGTTTCTCATCTACGAAGCAGGCGATAAGGCGATCAAATTTATTATGCACCGTAAAGTCGAAAAGTCTTACTGCATGGGTAAAGAGGGATGTGATGGAAGTTATCCGATTGATGAGATAAAAAATGCCCTCTCCGATTGTCATCTTCTCTTGACCCAAAAAATTGGCGAATGCCCACAAAAAGAGTTAGAGAGCATTCACCTTACCTGTGATGAGAGTTTTGCGGATGAGCCTATTGAGCTTTCTGTCTTAAAGGGAGTGCGCAAACACTTTTTTGCCGCTTCATAAGAAGCAAAGGAACAGACGATGATTATCAACGATACCACACTCAGAGATGGTGAACAAGCGCCGTATGTCGCGTTTAATACCGAAGAGAAGATTGCCATTGCTTCTGCACTTTACCTTGCAGGTGCGGATGAGCTTGAAGTGGGTATTCCTGCGATGGGGGCGAAAGAGCAAGCCGATATCAAAGAGATATTGGCTCTTGATCTGCCTCTTCGCATTATGAGCTGGAATCGTGCCACAATGCGTGACCTTGAAGCATCGCTCGCGTGTGGTCTAAAAGCTGTTGATCTCTCCATCCCCGTTTCTGACATTCTCATTGAAGCCAAATTTGGAGGCAATAAAGCACGTCTTTTAAAAAACCTTGAAGAAGTTTTACATGTAAGCAAATCCGAGGGTCTTTTTGCCTGCATCGGTGGTGAAGATAGTTCACGCGCCGACCTTGGATTTTTGAAAGAAGTGATGGAACTAGGTGCCAGTGTGGGAGCCAATCGCTTTCGCTACTGCGACACAGTAGGTATCATGCGCCCGCATCAAATTTATGAGCATATCTCCTACCTTTCAAGCCTCAATCTTTTAGAGATCGAAATGCACACGCATAATGACTTTGGTATGGCAACCGCGAATGCCATCAGTGGACTCGAAGCGGGAGCAACGAGTGTCAATACCACCGTCATAGGGCTTGGAGAACGCGCAGGAAACGCTAGTTTTGAGCAAGTTTTGATGAGCCTTGCCCACCTTTTTGGCGAAGAACGCATCATCAATCCAGATGCTCTTAAACATGTGGTTCAATTGGTCGAAAAAGCCTCGAACCAAAGTATCTCCGCTACCATGCCAATTGTGGGTAAAAATATCTTCTCTCACGAATCGGGTATTCACGTCAATGGTATGATCAAACACGATAAAGCCTACGAAGCATTCACCCCTCAAAGTGTAGGAATGACACGAAGTTATCCTATTGGTAAACATTCAGGGAGTTCAACGCTTCTCTTTCATTTGCGCGCCATGGGGTATGAGCCTGAAAATGAAGTCATCAATAAAATGCTTCCTCAAGTGCGAGAAATGGTCACAAATCGTAAAAAAGTGCTCAATAAAAAGGAGCTAAAAGCGCTCTATATCGCTTCAAAAGCTGGATAAACCTATGCAAGAGTACGCCTCTAAAATCATCTGTGAATGCGGACAAAAAACCATTCAAGATGCTATTGATATTTTTAAATCCACCACCCTACCCTATAAAAAAGCTAAAAAACTAGTAACCGAATGCAACCAAACCTGTTGCAGAAGACCGTTGATGGCACTGTTTAATATGGTAGAATTTGGAGAAATTGACTACGAAGAGATTGCCTTTTTGATCGATCAGAAAAACAGTAGATTTGAGCAAGGAGAGAGTGATGAGTGAGAACATACGTGATTTTGCACACTGGATTAAGTCCCAAGGCTTAGAGCATACGCTTCCTCGTGAACTCTCCACACTGGAAAACTTGACCACACTTGATCTGAGCCGTAAAAAACTGAAAAGCCTGCCGGAGAGCATCGGAGCGTTACAAAACCTCAGTGTACTAAAAATTTCTGGTAACCGCTTAAGTGAGCTTCCAAAAAGCATTTGTTCGCTTAAAAATCTTCGCAATTTACAGTGTGAGAACAATCTGTTGGAAACTCTTCCAGAAAACTTTGGAGCACTTCGCTCTTTAGTGATTTTAAATCTCAATGGCAATCAACTAAGTGCTCTTCCAAAAAGCTTTTATGATCTCACCAATCTCACCCGCCTTACTCTTGCCGTGAACCGTCTAAACCACCTTGATGTCGCTTTTAAAAACCTCAAAAAACTTTTACATGTAAGCTTAGATACCAACTATTTCGAGTGCCTTCCCGAAGTCTTTGGTTCCATGCAATCGCTCTATTTCTTAGACTTATCGTTTAACAAGTTGACCACACTACCAAAATCACTTGGTGAAATTAAAGAGCTAGAAACACTCATCTTAGAAGGGAATCTTCTTCAAAATCTTCCCAGCTTAGAAGCACACGATATGCTCGTTAAACTCAATCTTGCCTCCAACCATCTCACTTCCATCGATTTTGATCTCTCAAAGCTCGAAGATTTGCAAATACTTTCTTTGGAAAACAATCTACTAGATAGTGTTCCAAGCACACTTTGCAAGCTTAGTAACCTCACCTCTTTAGATCTCAGTGCCAATCACCTCACAACACTTCCAGAGTGCATCGGAAATTTGAGTAATCTCTATGAATTGGATGTCGAAGAAAACCTCTTAAGCACGCTTCCAAATTCCATTCAAAACCTAACACATCTTAAAAGCCTTTTTATTGCCAATAACCATGGGTTGCAAAAACCTCTCCTCCCCTCCTTGGAGTACTGCGACGTCGAATAAGGATATTTTAACTCCCGCTTGGCTACCATATAAGAATGACTCACATTGAAAAAATACGACTTTTAAAACTTTTGTACCAGTACAGAGCCATGGGATTTGAATACTTTCAAGAGTATAGACCACTCTCATTGAGCAAACAGCCTGTTCTGTCACACAATTTAGAAGAGCTTAAAATCAGTGTTGCGGGATGTCATCTCTGCGCACTAGCAAAGAGTCGTAAAAACGTCATTTTTGGTGCAGGTAATCTTAAAGCTAAGGTCATGTTCATAGGCGACAATCCCGGTGTCAGCGAAGATGAAACAGGTATGCTTTTTACAGGTAAAAGCGGCGAATTGCTTGCCAAAATGATCGAAAATGTACTCCTCATCCCTAAAGAAGAGGTCTATGTTACCACGATTTTAAAGTGTAAAACACCGGACAATCGCGTTCCAACGCCCGAAGAAGTCGCGTGTTGTAAACCGTATGTGATGCAACAGATCCAAACCATTCGACCGCAAATTATTGTTGCACTTGGATCGACCAGTTTTCATCATCTCACAGGAGAGTATGATACACCCATCGATAAAATA encodes:
- a CDS encoding response regulator transcription factor, yielding MQKKIKVLLIEDDYDAAGQVAQYLENVGFELDISETAVDGLLKLSAQHYDILLLDLSLPDFNGFEVIKQINNQSIIPIVVLSAHANLEAKVQAFRFGVDDYLCKPFMLEELEVRMWAILKRCSTIKLEFKKNNLAIDYNNQTILLNQKPLSLTAIEYKILSFLIENKNRVVYRNVLAIHLSSLSSPQSLNYHIQNIRKKLGDDQKKPRYIMTEYGTGYRLVL
- a CDS encoding HD domain-containing phosphohydrolase, which encodes MNTAEKQLAILLEFGKVINKTKSLDGVLESMANFARDILQADRCSIFIYDKHKDELWSKVAHEVHPIRISAKKGLAGYAALSQETQIVVDAYNDYRFNREVDKATGYLTQTILSVPLLDNQENTIGVFQALNKKKSIFTNVDAELLLLISNYAASAIENAILYDKLRDTQTKIINKLASAAEFKDQETSKHTKRVGLYSALLAEKYGLSRDDITKIELAAPMHDAGKIGIADKLLLKPNKLSDEEFDVMKTHAKLGHDLLFDEENEYLKTAALIALEHHEKWDGSGYPHGKSGEEISIYGRIVAIADVFDALISIRPYKAAWSFKKAHAHLQKSSGTHFDPALINLFNENIEKIHAIYQELKD
- the nifB gene encoding nitrogenase cofactor biosynthesis protein NifB, with translation MSCSCTSSTNTQNELHASILQKINNHPCYSQDAHQHYARIHVAVAPACNIQCNYCNRKYDCSNESRPGVTSYKLSPEEAVKKVLHVGGLIQQLSVVGIAGPGDGLANPKQTFETFSLLKKYAPDIKLCLSTNGLMIHKHIDEIAKYNIEHVTVTLNSVDESGEIGSKIYPWVFYEHKKHRGVEGAKLLLEKQLLGIQMLVERGILVKVNSVLIPGINDEHLPFVARKVKELGVFIQNVMPIISKPEYGTKFGLDGVPSATHKQLMKAQEACDVNVKLMRHCRQCRADAVGLLGEDRSDEFFKESFADKSFEELAHHYDLNQRMKTHENIETWRRALRAANGKISQEEANKDELSSNGNTMLVAVTTRGNGLINDHFGSAKEFLIYEAGDKAIKFIMHRKVEKSYCMGKEGCDGSYPIDEIKNALSDCHLLLTQKIGECPQKELESIHLTCDESFADEPIELSVLKGVRKHFFAAS
- the nifV gene encoding homocitrate synthase; amino-acid sequence: MIINDTTLRDGEQAPYVAFNTEEKIAIASALYLAGADELEVGIPAMGAKEQADIKEILALDLPLRIMSWNRATMRDLEASLACGLKAVDLSIPVSDILIEAKFGGNKARLLKNLEEVLHVSKSEGLFACIGGEDSSRADLGFLKEVMELGASVGANRFRYCDTVGIMRPHQIYEHISYLSSLNLLEIEMHTHNDFGMATANAISGLEAGATSVNTTVIGLGERAGNASFEQVLMSLAHLFGEERIINPDALKHVVQLVEKASNQSISATMPIVGKNIFSHESGIHVNGMIKHDKAYEAFTPQSVGMTRSYPIGKHSGSSTLLFHLRAMGYEPENEVINKMLPQVREMVTNRKKVLNKKELKALYIASKAG
- a CDS encoding leucine-rich repeat domain-containing protein, with product MSENIRDFAHWIKSQGLEHTLPRELSTLENLTTLDLSRKKLKSLPESIGALQNLSVLKISGNRLSELPKSICSLKNLRNLQCENNLLETLPENFGALRSLVILNLNGNQLSALPKSFYDLTNLTRLTLAVNRLNHLDVAFKNLKKLLHVSLDTNYFECLPEVFGSMQSLYFLDLSFNKLTTLPKSLGEIKELETLILEGNLLQNLPSLEAHDMLVKLNLASNHLTSIDFDLSKLEDLQILSLENNLLDSVPSTLCKLSNLTSLDLSANHLTTLPECIGNLSNLYELDVEENLLSTLPNSIQNLTHLKSLFIANNHGLQKPLLPSLEYCDVE
- a CDS encoding uracil-DNA glycosylase: MTHIEKIRLLKLLYQYRAMGFEYFQEYRPLSLSKQPVLSHNLEELKISVAGCHLCALAKSRKNVIFGAGNLKAKVMFIGDNPGVSEDETGMLFTGKSGELLAKMIENVLLIPKEEVYVTTILKCKTPDNRVPTPEEVACCKPYVMQQIQTIRPQIIVALGSTSFHHLTGEYDTPIDKIRGTVLNFGEAKLIPTFHPSFLLRNPSAKKEVFADMLKVRSML